A genomic stretch from Shewanella sediminis HAW-EB3 includes:
- a CDS encoding thymidine kinase, with protein sequence MAQLYFYYSAMNAGKSTSLLQSSYNYRERGMNTLVMTASIDDRYGVGKVASRIGIETEAQVFASGDNLANMIEAALEEQPLHCILIDESQFLSKEQVKQLTHVVDNLDIPVLCYGLKTDFQGELFTGSQYLVAWADKLVELKTICHCGRKANMVVRLDGEGKPMQEGEQVAIGGNESYESVCRKHFREFLWD encoded by the coding sequence TTGGCGCAACTCTATTTTTATTACTCGGCGATGAATGCCGGTAAATCAACTTCTTTATTACAGTCCTCTTATAACTACCGCGAACGCGGAATGAATACCTTAGTGATGACGGCATCTATCGATGACAGATATGGAGTAGGTAAAGTCGCGTCAAGGATCGGTATAGAAACCGAGGCTCAGGTGTTTGCAAGCGGCGATAATCTGGCCAATATGATTGAAGCTGCACTCGAAGAGCAGCCGCTGCATTGTATCTTGATTGACGAGTCACAGTTCTTAAGCAAAGAACAGGTAAAACAGTTGACTCACGTCGTCGATAACTTGGATATTCCCGTCCTGTGTTATGGTCTTAAAACCGACTTCCAGGGTGAACTTTTCACTGGTAGTCAATATCTGGTCGCATGGGCCGATAAGTTAGTCGAACTTAAGACTATCTGTCACTGTGGCCGAAAGGCGAACATGGTCGTGCGCCTCGATGGTGAAGGTAAGCCGATGCAGGAAGGCGAGCAGGTAGCGATAGGTGGCAATGAGAGTTACGAGTCAGTTTGTCGTAAACACTTCAGAGAGTTCCTTTGGGATTAG